Proteins encoded within one genomic window of Ranitomeya variabilis isolate aRanVar5 chromosome 4, aRanVar5.hap1, whole genome shotgun sequence:
- the BCL2L12 gene encoding bcl-2-like protein 12 yields the protein MDTFGNPTNGDLSLIKVKAETKCVLEAFLKRSLSQDEGRDLGHVGRSYHDPKKYSHRLNHEESKELFPKKSKKSDRKRSKEPERDERSRSPAFGESPAQGRHGTWNSLHEEINRVEETKHGFKTNIKKLLKKPGQVKEKGGSLKDRNGSVQSKSKDSIEAVLEDHGKATAKGDSIKRPKSPNPLLACTVMTSTTSLTEEDQKQYDTSSYEKYLPKKPSRSFSLKKLLKKKTHKENTPEVDFKPARPDFLPVKSWNEEPYAPIQETGRLEDSEIYSLAAEKLETLLKHKRLKSPQEPQKGPAPPVFVLQGNNNNVTTDDGPAAEDKDEVIRKLVALLQEQAVVINAKISKDPFLRNTLSRMSYGSFFRLAEVFTRDAEVEKDEAGSSVSPELTKIALTMELTRKVAGINSHAVHTLMGYSLQYMDMFVPWLQKQGGWEKLVSDGDISDLQID from the exons ATGGATACTTTCGGTAACCCCACAAATGGCGACCTCAGCCTGATAAAGGTGAAAGCGGAAACAAAGTGCGTCTTGGAAGCCTTCTTAAAACGATCCTTGAGTCAAGATGAGGGAAGGGACCTAGGACACGTGGGGCGCTCGTACCATGACCCTAAGAAGTACAGTCACAG GTTAAATCATGAAGAAAGTAAGGAATTATTTCCAAAGAAATCTAAAAAGTCAGATAGAAAAAGAAGCAAAGAGCCCGAAAGAGATGAAAGGAGCAGGAGCCCGGCGTTCGGTGAGTCGCCAGCACAGGGACGTCATGGTACCTGGAATTCCCTACACGAAGAGATCAATCGGGTGGAAGAGACCAAACACGGCTTCAAAACCAATATTAAGAAGCTGCTGAAAAAACCGGGCCAGGTGAAGGAAAAGGGCGGTTCACTAAAGGACAGGAATGGAAGCGTTCAGAGTAAATCCAAAGACTCTATTGAGGCTGTACTTGAGGACCACGGGAAAGCCACCGCCAAAGGGGATTCCATCAAACGGCCCAAGTCTCCTAACCCGTTACTTGCCTGTACGGTGATGACCTCTACAACTTCTTTAACAGAGGAAGATCAGAAGCAATACGACACCAGCTCCTATGAGAAGTACTTGCCAAAAAAGCCCAGCCGTTCCTTCTCTCTTAAAAAGTTACTTAAGAAAAAAACTCACAAAGAGAATACTCCGGAGGTGGACTTCAAACCTGCCCGGCCTGACTTTCTGCCTGTGAAATCGTGGAACGAGGAGCCTTATGCTCCGATTCAGGAAACTG GTAGACTTGAAGACTCCGAGATTTACTCTTTAGCTGCAGAAAAGTTGGAGACGTTGCTCAAACACAAAAGACTAAAGAGTCCTCAGGAGCCGCAGAAGGGTCCTGCTCCTCCAGTATTCGTCCTCCAAGGAA ACAACAATAATGTCACTACTGATGATGGGCCGGCTGCGGAGGACAAGGATGAAGTGATTCGGAAGCTGGTGGCCTTACTGCAGGAACAGGCCGTAGTTATCAATGCAAAG ATCAGTAAGGATCCCTTCCTCAGGAATACCCTCAGCAGGATGTCCTACGGCAGCTTCTTCCGTCTTGCAGAAGTTTTTACAAGAGATGCCGAGGTCGAAAAGGATGAAGCGGGCTCAAGTGTGAGCCCGGAACTGACGAAAATTGCTCTGACTATGGAGCTGACCAGGAAGGTGGCCGGGATTAATAGCCATGCCGTTCACACACTAATGGGCTACAGTCTTCAATACATGGACATGTTTGTTCCCTGGCTACAAAAGCAAGGAGGCTGG GAAAAATTAGTTTCCGACGGAGATATTTCCGACTTGCAAATTGACTAA